Proteins from one Citrobacter amalonaticus genomic window:
- a CDS encoding BufA1 family periplasmic bufferin-type metallophore produces the protein MKKHTAAVVALALGSVLASASTTAFAADKPAMEKCFGVALKGKNDCKAGAGTTCAGTAKNDYQGNAFKMVPTGTCLKTDSSTSPTGKGQLQAFTEKAS, from the coding sequence ATGAAAAAACACACCGCTGCTGTAGTTGCCCTGGCGCTGGGGAGCGTACTGGCTTCCGCATCGACGACAGCCTTTGCCGCCGACAAACCGGCTATGGAGAAATGTTTTGGCGTAGCCCTGAAAGGAAAAAATGACTGTAAGGCAGGGGCAGGTACGACCTGTGCAGGAACAGCCAAAAACGATTATCAGGGAAATGCATTCAAAATGGTACCTACCGGTACCTGCCTGAAAACTGACTCATCCACATCGCCAACCGGTAAAGGTCAGTTACAGGCCTTTACCGAAAAAGCGTCCTGA